In Cololabis saira isolate AMF1-May2022 chromosome 1, fColSai1.1, whole genome shotgun sequence, the following proteins share a genomic window:
- the ncapg gene encoding condensin complex subunit 3, translating into MTKDNDIDIREAFQRAQKGHNNKAKLVASLKSRYNKLDDKTLFHEEFVFYLKYAMIVYKREPAVENVIEFVAKFATSFQSPPKTEEEGQEQQEEEGDEEEEEADDHPFLSFIFNFLLESHIANSHAVRFRVCQLINKLLGGMAENAQIDDDLFDHIHQAMLVRVTDKFPNVRIQAALAMTRLQQPMDPDCPTIKAYMLILDNDTNAEVRRAVLSCIAMSPRTLPKVLKRTRDIKENVRKLAYQVLADKVHIKALTIAQRVGLLQQGLHDTSEAVREVVCSRLLPAWLLLLNGNVIELLHRLDVENCAETAIETLKAVFRNAPNEELLQNKELLDDRKLIPLDSLTCENVLHWRALCEFIRGKGDDGDELLEQVLPDAATYANYLCGYLKAVPVLSEEQRADFNQVELVMTKEFISQQLIHLIGCLDTNEEGGRKRVLAVLQEMLALPQTPSSLVSLLTEKLLALVPDDQRRIQTVAEIISDVREPIMEASQPVDENENRRWQVQLAEVKVRFLEAKQSLEDCIAAQEFSRAAELKESITSLEERRNQILQEMAASSQPSDKEVRTEKNDPETLLRCLTMCAELLKQMNIKTRIGPTLSALTSSLIFPSIANAHPAVRNMAVLCLGTCTLHSRELAKTHMVLLLQIAQLDEVKIRISALRAIIDLLLLFGFQLISDKASAQMSKPSQSPDKQEDDASAAEDKGDVAEDTTQSVLVMLSEFLDSEVSDLRTETAEGLAKLMYTGRISSAKMLSRLVLLWYNPVTEDDTRLRHCLGVFFQLYARESRAHQEVVEESFLPTVKTLLNAPATSPLAEVDVNNVLELLVELTRPSALIKPSTNTEAVCVHDYLAVRICGEMLKDPTAPEVRLYAKTLSNLELSREERVREDLQTLLQQLVQVVKDRICLRALEKMLNQLVNLKDQAELLIASALQPLDVNADDAATEDLSKSARRPKRGQRKGATPKGARKASRRTESSEESDGENVPASVPMVRPSRRAKTAALEKTKLDLNPLLNQANMS; encoded by the exons CTCGATGACAAGACTCTTTTCCATGAAGAGTTCGTCTTCTACCTGAAATATGCGATGATTGTCTACAAACGGGAGCCGGCGGTTGAAAATGTCATAGAGTTTGTCGCAAAATTCGCCACAAGTTTCCAGTCTCCACCTAAAACAGAGGAAGAGGGGCAGGAACAACAAGAGGAGGAAGGggatgaagaggaagaagaagccgACGATCATCCATTTCTGAGTTTCATCTTTAACTTTCTGTTGGAG TCTCATATAGCTAATAGTCATGCAGTCCGCTTCCGAGTGTGCCAGCTGATCAACAAACTGCTGGGCGGTATGGCAGAGAATGCCCAGATCGATGACGACCTCTTTGATCACATCCATCAAGCCATGCTGGTCCGGGTCACAGACAAGTTCCCAAATGTGAGGATTCAGGCTGCGTTGGCCATGACTCGCCTTCAGCAGCCGATGGACCCCGACTGTCCCACAATCAAAG catACATGTTGATTCTGGACAATGATACCAACGCTGAGGTGCGGCGTGCCGTTCTGTCCTGCATCGCAATGTCCCCTCGGACGCTCCCTAAAGTGCTCAAACGCACTCGGGACATCAAAGAGAACGTCCGTAAGCTGGCCTACCAG GTTCTTGCTGACAAGGTTCACATTAAAGCTCTTACCATCGCACAGAGAGTTGGGCTGTTGCAGCAGGGCCTTCACGACACCTCAG AGGCTGTGAGGGAGGTGGTTTGCAGTCGTCTGCTCCCGGCTTGGCTGCTCCTACTGAACGGTAACGTCATCGAGCTGCTCCATCGGCTTGACGTGGAGAACTGCGCTGAAACTGCTATCGAGACACTGAAAGCTGTCTTCAGGAACGCACCCAATGAAGAGCTGCTGCAGAACAAGGAACTGCTTGACGACAG GAAGCTGATCCCACTGGACTCCCTGACCTGCGAGAACGTGCTTCACTGGAGAGCTCTGTGCGAGTTCATCAGGGGTAAAggagatgatggtgatgagttGCTGGAACAAGTGCTACCAGATGCTGCAACTTATGCCAATTACCTCTGTGG CTATCTAAAGGCAGTTCCTGTCCTGTCAGAGGAGCAGCGAGCTGACTTCAACCAGGTCGAGCTCGTCATGACCAAGGAGTTCATCTCGCAGCAGCTCATCCATCTCATCGGTTGCCTGGATACCAATGAGGAAGGTGGCAG gAAGCGTGTGCTGGCTGTTCTGCAGGAGATGCTGGCTCTTCCACAGACCCCCTCTTCCCTCGTCTCCCTGCTCACCGAGAAACTCCTTGCCCTCGTCCCTGATGACCAGAGACGCATCCAAACC GTGGCAGAAATCATTTCGGATGTGAGGGAGCCCATCATGGAGGCCAGTCAACCGGTGGATGAGAACGAGAATCGGCGCTGGCAGGTTCAG CTTGCAGAGGTGAAAGTCCGCTTCTTGGAGGCCAAGCAAAGTTTGGAGGACTGCATCGCTGCCCAGGAGTTCAGCCGAGCTGCGGAGCTGAAGGAATCCATCACGAGCCTCGAGGAGCGCAGGAACCAGATCCTCCAGGAGATGGCGGCCAGCAGTCAGCCCTCTGACAAGGAGGTCCGCACTGAGAAG AATGACCCAGAGACTCTTTTAAGGTGTCTGACGATGTGTGCTGAACTTCTGAAGCAGATGAACATCAAGACTAGGATCGGTCCAACCCTCAGCGCCCTGACGTCCTCTCtg ATTTTTCCCAGTATCGCAAACGCTCATCCTGCCGTCCGCAACATGGCCGTGCTTTGTCTGGGAACCTGCACTCTGCACAGCAGGGAGCTGGCCAAGACCCACATGGTCCTGCTGTTACAG ATTGCCCAGCTGGATGAGGTGAAGATCCGGATCAGTGCTCTGAGGGCCATCAtcgacctgctgctgctgttcggTTTCCAGCTGATCTCCGACAAAGCCTCCGCCCAGATGAGCAAACCCAGCCAGTCGCCGGACAAGCAGGAGGACGACGCGTCGGCAGCGGAGGACAAGGGAGACGTGGCTGAGGACACCACGCAGAGTGTCCTGGTGATGCTCTCCGAGTTCCTGGACAGTGAG GTGTCAGACCTGAGGACGGAGACGGCGGAGGGTCTCGCCAAACTGATGTACACGGGCCGCATCTCCAGTGCCAAGATGCTCTCACGCCTGGTGCTGCTGTGGTACAATCCTGTCACCGAGGACGACACCCGCCTACGGCACTGCCTCGGCGTCTTCTTCCAGCTCTACGCCCGCGAGAGCAg AGCCCACCAGGAGGTTGTGGAGGAGAGCTTCCTGCCAACAGTTAAGACTCTCTTGAATGCGCCGGCTACTTCTCCGCTCGCTGAGGTGGACGTTAACAACGTGCTGGAGCTGCTCGTTGAGCTGACCCGGCCAAGTGCTCTTATTAAACCCTCCACCAACACTGAG GCGGTGTGTGTCCACGACTACCTGGCGGTGCGTATTTGTGGGGAGATGCTGAAAGACCCCACGGCCCCCGAGGTCCGTCTTTACGCCAAGACTCTCAGCAACCTGGAGCTGAGCCGGGAGGAGCGGGTCAGGGAGGACCTGCAgacgctgctgcagcagctggtgCAG GTGGTGAAGGATCGCATTTGCCTCCGCGCTCTGGAGAAGATGCTGAATCAGCTGGTGAACCTGAAGGACCAGGCCGAGCTCCTGATTGCGAGTGCGCTGCAGCCGCTGGATGTGAACGCAGATG ACGCTGCAACGGAAGATCTATCGAAATCTGCCAGGAGACCCAAAAGAG GTCAGAGGAAGGGCGCGACTCCCAAAGGGGCCAGAAAGGCGAGCAGAAGGACAGAGTCGTCAGAGGAGAG TGACGGAGAAAACGTCCCGGCGTCTGTTCCCATGGTGCGTCCATCACGGAGAGCAaagactgcagctctggagAAGACGAAGCTCGACCTCAACCCCCTCCTCAATCAGGCCAACATGTCTTAA